The following coding sequences lie in one Rickettsiella endosymbiont of Rhagonycha lignosa genomic window:
- the gcvH gene encoding glycine cleavage system protein GcvH has translation MKKLPELLKYTTTHEWVRIEENNIVCIGITAHAQELLGDIVYVELPVIKKIFKKSEEACVLESVKAAADVYAPLSGVVTEINTALSDKPQLINLDSYEQGWLFRLQFSDASELENLLDFVTYQQQILVEA, from the coding sequence ATGAAAAAACTACCCGAATTATTAAAATATACAACAACTCATGAGTGGGTTCGTATCGAAGAAAATAATATCGTCTGTATTGGAATTACCGCGCATGCTCAAGAATTGTTAGGTGATATTGTCTATGTTGAATTACCTGTCATTAAAAAGATTTTTAAAAAAAGTGAGGAAGCCTGTGTTTTAGAATCTGTAAAAGCTGCTGCTGATGTGTATGCTCCTCTTTCTGGCGTGGTCACTGAAATCAATACAGCATTGAGTGATAAGCCTCAACTGATCAACTTAGACTCTTACGAACAAGGATGGTTATTTCGACTTCAGTTTTCAGATGCAAGTGAATTAGAAAATTTATTGGACTTTGTCACTTACCAACAACAAATTTTAGTTGAGGCTTAA
- a CDS encoding metal ABC transporter solute-binding protein, Zn/Mn family, with protein sequence MKVLQALTLLLAIGFTTSSIAKPIHIIAAENFYGSVAKQIGGNFVQVTSILNHPDQDPHLFNLTPSVAKVLEQGDLIIYNGLGYDPWMQNLLSIGSATTRTFICVADLMHRKEGVNPHIWYDPNTMPVYAMVLRDYLIKHDPHHQKEYQIHYQQFVAEHQNLKLLIKKIKVQHKGVAVIATEPVFGYMAQALGFRMQGIPFQLSMMNGVDPSPKQVQEFQRQLQQHRVKLVLYNNQVSSPLVLHLLQQAKLLGIPIVGVMETQPMHVTYYQWMQNQLKRVEQALDERHRI encoded by the coding sequence ATGAAAGTTTTACAAGCCTTAACTTTGCTATTGGCCATCGGTTTTACAACATCTAGTATAGCAAAACCCATCCACATTATCGCTGCTGAGAATTTTTATGGTTCTGTTGCAAAACAGATCGGTGGGAATTTTGTCCAAGTCACAAGCATTCTGAATCACCCCGATCAAGATCCACATTTATTTAATTTAACTCCAAGTGTTGCTAAGGTTTTGGAGCAAGGCGATCTAATTATTTATAATGGTTTGGGTTACGATCCTTGGATGCAGAATTTATTGAGTATTGGCTCTGCCACAACAAGAACCTTTATTTGTGTCGCTGATTTAATGCATAGAAAAGAAGGGGTCAACCCGCATATTTGGTATGATCCAAATACGATGCCCGTTTATGCGATGGTATTGCGCGATTATTTGATCAAACATGATCCACACCATCAAAAAGAGTATCAGATACATTACCAGCAGTTTGTTGCAGAACACCAAAATTTAAAATTACTAATAAAAAAAATTAAAGTTCAACATAAGGGTGTTGCAGTTATTGCGACTGAGCCCGTGTTTGGATATATGGCACAGGCTTTAGGATTTCGTATGCAAGGAATTCCGTTTCAACTCAGTATGATGAATGGAGTGGATCCAAGTCCTAAACAAGTACAAGAATTTCAACGTCAATTACAGCAGCATCGTGTCAAATTAGTATTATACAATAATCAAGTGAGTAGTCCTTTGGTATTGCATTTATTACAACAGGCTAAATTGTTAGGAATTCCTATCGTAGGGGTGATGGAAACTCAACCTATGCATGTGACTTATTATCAATGGATGCAGAATCAATTAAAACGAGTGGAGCAGGCTTTAGATGAACGCCATCGAATTTAA
- a CDS encoding ribonucleotide-diphosphate reductase subunit beta, with protein sequence MSTTEQATGGFTGLETLEIGAARVQVDDKKIINCRADLNQLVPFKYKWAWEKYLAACANHWMPQEVNMSADIALWRDAKGLSEDERLIVERSLGFFSTADSLVANNLVLAVYRHITNPECRQYLLRQAFEEALHTHAYQYVIESLGMDEARLFNMYRELPTVAKKTEWALPFTQSLADPNFRTGTPENDQRLLRDLIAFYVVFEGIFFYVGFSQILSMGRRNKMTGTAEQFQYILRDESMHLNFGIDVINQIKLENPHLWTPEFKRYVIDLVKEGVDLEYQYALDTMPRGILGLNANMMWDYLRFIGNRRLAQIGLPEQYPGVSNPLPWMSEIIDLKKEKNFFETRVTEYQTGGSLNWDD encoded by the coding sequence ATGAGTACTACTGAACAAGCAACCGGTGGTTTTACCGGTCTAGAAACACTAGAAATAGGCGCAGCCCGCGTGCAAGTCGATGATAAGAAAATCATTAACTGTCGCGCTGATCTCAATCAGCTAGTTCCATTTAAATATAAATGGGCCTGGGAAAAATACTTAGCCGCCTGCGCTAATCATTGGATGCCACAAGAAGTTAACATGTCCGCTGATATCGCATTATGGCGTGATGCAAAAGGATTAAGCGAAGATGAACGTTTGATCGTAGAACGCAGCCTAGGTTTTTTTTCAACCGCAGATTCTCTGGTTGCGAATAATCTGGTTTTAGCCGTCTATCGCCATATTACCAATCCAGAATGCCGACAATACTTACTAAGACAAGCTTTTGAAGAAGCTCTGCACACGCATGCCTATCAATATGTCATAGAAAGTTTAGGCATGGATGAAGCGCGCCTGTTTAATATGTATCGCGAATTACCTACCGTAGCCAAAAAAACCGAATGGGCACTCCCTTTTACGCAAAGCTTAGCCGATCCTAATTTTCGTACTGGCACGCCCGAAAATGATCAACGTTTATTGCGCGATTTAATTGCTTTTTATGTGGTGTTTGAAGGCATATTTTTCTATGTCGGTTTTTCACAGATCCTAAGCATGGGGCGACGCAATAAAATGACCGGAACAGCCGAACAATTTCAATATATCTTGCGCGATGAATCGATGCATTTAAATTTTGGTATCGATGTCATCAACCAAATTAAATTGGAAAATCCACATTTATGGACACCAGAATTCAAACGCTATGTCATTGATCTCGTCAAAGAAGGTGTCGATCTAGAATATCAATATGCTTTAGATACCATGCCACGTGGCATTCTTGGATTGAATGCTAACATGATGTGGGATTATCTACGTTTCATCGGGAATCGTCGTCTCGCACAAATTGGTTTGCCTGAACAATATCCTGGTGTTAGCAACCCTTTACCCTGGATGAGTGAAATCATTGATTTGAAAAAGGAAAAGAATTTCTTTGAAACCCGCGTAACGGAATATCAAACCGGTGGAAGTTTAAATTGGGATGACTAA
- a CDS encoding ParA family protein, which produces MGKIIAIVNQKGGVGKTTTCINLAASMALLEQKTLLIDLDPQANATTGSLLQKDLSPHIAQVLLDEVPIEQSLIVTPANFTLIPGSGDLTQTEIQLLKIEQREYILKKKLSLLIDAYDYILLDCPPSLNILTVNALVAAQFVIIPVQCEYFALEGLSNLMNTLQSLRATVNPHLQIHGILRTLFDGRNSLAKQVSEELVMHFKDKIYTTLIPRNIRLAEAPSHGQPALLYDPQSNGSHAYLSLAKEVLTRDGCPIPLVGSPTDIPSNVFLKKRSNYEKSPSVEQVL; this is translated from the coding sequence ATGGGTAAAATTATCGCTATCGTAAATCAAAAAGGGGGGGTGGGGAAAACCACAACCTGTATTAACCTTGCTGCTTCGATGGCTTTGTTAGAACAAAAAACACTGCTAATAGACCTCGACCCTCAAGCCAATGCAACCACGGGTAGTCTTTTACAAAAAGACCTTAGCCCACATATCGCACAAGTACTTTTAGATGAAGTTCCAATAGAACAGAGTCTCATCGTTACTCCAGCAAATTTTACATTAATTCCTGGCTCAGGGGATTTAACACAGACCGAAATTCAATTATTAAAAATAGAACAACGTGAATATATACTCAAAAAAAAGCTAAGTTTACTCATTGATGCTTATGACTACATTTTGCTTGATTGCCCGCCGTCTTTAAATATACTGACCGTTAATGCTTTAGTAGCAGCACAGTTTGTCATTATCCCGGTACAATGTGAATATTTTGCTTTAGAAGGCTTAAGCAATTTGATGAATACCTTGCAGAGTTTACGCGCAACAGTCAATCCACATTTACAAATCCATGGCATACTTCGTACGCTATTCGATGGCCGAAATAGTCTAGCCAAACAGGTTTCCGAAGAATTGGTTATGCATTTTAAAGATAAAATATATACGACACTGATTCCTCGCAATATTCGACTCGCGGAAGCACCTAGTCATGGACAGCCAGCTTTATTGTATGACCCTCAATCAAATGGAAGTCATGCCTATTTAAGTTTAGCCAAGGAAGTATTAACACGAGATGGATGCCCTATTCCACTTGTGGGTTCACCTACAGATATACCCTCGAACGTTTTTTTAAAAAAACGTTCAAATTATGAAAAATCTCCGTCCGTCGAGCAGGTACTATGA
- a CDS encoding metal ABC transporter permease — translation MSTIVDPTLIISLFEYHFLRNALIAGTIAAILAGFVGYFMVIRRLAFAGHALGHIGFAGATGAGLIGLMPVSGQLILTILAAIGIGSLGHRINKSDVAIGIILALALGLGVLFLHFYTSYAAQAMTVLFGNILGVSAHLIKMMLIYSVLSLLGLSIIARPLLFASLEPELAEAKGVSLSLISILFMIIVAVAVTEASQVVGVLLVFTLLIGPAAAALNWTHRILSGLFLTVLFGILIVWLGIILSFITDWPIPFWISALAAGNYFLSYLGNE, via the coding sequence ATGTCAACCATTGTCGACCCGACCTTGATCATTTCTCTGTTTGAATATCATTTTCTACGTAACGCACTGATAGCAGGTACGATTGCAGCGATATTAGCAGGCTTCGTCGGTTATTTTATGGTTATCAGGAGGTTGGCTTTTGCTGGTCATGCCTTAGGGCATATTGGGTTTGCTGGAGCGACCGGTGCAGGTTTAATCGGTTTAATGCCGGTCAGTGGGCAGTTAATTTTGACGATATTAGCAGCGATCGGCATAGGTAGTTTGGGGCACCGAATTAATAAAAGTGACGTAGCTATCGGCATCATTTTGGCTTTGGCTTTAGGATTGGGTGTTTTATTTTTACATTTTTATACCAGTTATGCAGCACAAGCCATGACGGTATTATTTGGTAATATCTTGGGTGTTTCAGCGCATTTAATAAAGATGATGTTGATCTATTCTGTTCTTAGTTTATTAGGCTTAAGTATCATTGCAAGACCCTTATTATTTGCTAGCTTAGAGCCTGAGTTAGCCGAAGCAAAAGGTGTTTCTCTATCATTGATTTCTATTTTGTTTATGATCATTGTGGCGGTTGCTGTAACAGAAGCCAGTCAAGTAGTCGGTGTCCTTTTAGTATTTACTTTATTGATTGGACCTGCTGCAGCCGCTTTAAATTGGACGCACCGTATTTTAAGTGGCTTATTTTTAACTGTCCTGTTTGGGATCTTAATCGTATGGTTAGGTATTATTTTATCATTTATTACTGATTGGCCCATTCCGTTTTGGATTAGTGCATTGGCTGCCGGTAATTATTTTCTCAGTTATCTAGGAAATGAATAA
- a CDS encoding ribonucleoside-diphosphate reductase subunit alpha codes for MSGLSSELMTSSLLLNSAEILLPEAEAEQDSKSICTLQVIKRNGKLVNYDQSKIRIAITKAFLAVEGGQAALSTRIHERVSQLTQQVTNIIQQRHPNGGTLPIEAIQDQVELALMRVEAHQVARAYVLYREERRKMRAETKSESEIQLQITLADGSQRPLDLIQLSLLITETCKDLSEVKHELILQETLRNLYDGMPIAEIDKALIISVRSLVEQDPNYTYATARFLLRTLYTEALNFLDLPTTTHISNHGVYHHYFQHYIKRGIALELLDPQLQTFDLEKLSKALLPEHDQKFTYLSLQTLYDRYFLHADDVRFELPQAFFMRVAMGLAQQESNKEERAIEFYHLLSSFDYMASTPTLFNAGTLRPQLSSCFLTTIPDDLNQIYSAIKDNALLSKFAGGLGNDWTSVRAMGARIKGTNGKSLGVVPFLNVANASAVAVNQGGKRKGAVCAYLETWHLDIEEFLELRKNTGDDRRRTHDMNTANWVPDLFMKRLMQGENWTLFSPDETPDLHDAFGLEFEEKYQTYEAKVARGEIKNFKTIPAANLWRKMLSLLFETGHPWITFKDPCNLRSPQQHVGTIHSSNLCTEITLNTSIDEIAVCNLGSINLPQHLTESGEIDQTKLRRTIRTAIRMLDNVIDINYYTVPQARSSNLKHRPIGLGLMGFQDALYQLRLPYASEAAITFADHSMESISYYAIEASSDLAKERGSYESFNGSLWSQGILPLDSIARLQKTRGKFLDQDQTTRLDWDTLRTKVMTDGMRNSNCMAIAPTATISNICGVSQSIEPTYQNLFVKSNMSGEFTVINPYLVKDLKLLGLWDAVMLNDLKYYDGSLQKIERVPDSLKQLYATAFEVPTHWLVEAGSRRQKWIDQSQSLNLYMAQASGKRLDELYKNIWLKGLKTSYYLRTMGATHTEKATLEKSHLNSVQMDSAAGGPVCSILDPDCESCQ; via the coding sequence ATGAGCGGACTTTCATCCGAACTAATGACTTCTTCTCTTCTGCTTAACAGTGCCGAGATTCTACTACCTGAAGCTGAAGCAGAACAAGATAGTAAATCCATCTGTACACTACAAGTTATAAAACGTAATGGTAAACTTGTTAATTACGATCAAAGTAAAATTAGGATTGCAATTACTAAAGCTTTTCTCGCTGTAGAAGGTGGACAAGCCGCATTGTCAACCCGTATCCATGAGCGGGTATCGCAATTAACGCAACAAGTCACAAACATCATACAACAACGCCACCCCAATGGCGGAACACTGCCTATTGAAGCCATACAAGATCAGGTTGAGTTGGCTTTAATGCGGGTGGAAGCTCACCAAGTCGCACGCGCATACGTGCTTTACCGTGAAGAACGACGAAAAATGCGCGCAGAAACAAAATCAGAATCTGAGATTCAACTACAAATAACCTTAGCGGATGGTAGTCAGCGTCCACTCGATCTCATACAACTAAGCCTGTTGATTACGGAGACCTGTAAAGATTTAAGCGAAGTAAAACATGAACTCATTTTACAAGAAACTTTACGTAATCTATATGATGGGATGCCTATCGCAGAAATTGATAAAGCACTCATTATTAGCGTACGTTCTCTTGTCGAACAAGATCCTAATTATACCTACGCCACTGCACGTTTCTTATTACGCACATTATATACAGAAGCATTAAACTTTCTTGATCTACCTACTACAACCCACATCAGTAATCATGGTGTATATCATCACTATTTCCAGCACTATATCAAGCGCGGAATTGCCTTAGAATTATTGGACCCGCAATTACAAACCTTTGACTTAGAAAAATTAAGTAAGGCTTTATTACCTGAACACGATCAGAAATTTACTTATCTAAGTTTACAAACTTTATACGATCGCTACTTCTTACACGCCGATGATGTCCGTTTTGAATTGCCTCAAGCTTTCTTTATGCGCGTTGCCATGGGACTTGCGCAACAAGAATCTAACAAAGAAGAACGAGCAATTGAATTTTATCATTTACTTTCGTCTTTTGATTATATGGCATCCACACCGACTCTATTCAATGCTGGAACTCTGCGCCCACAACTCTCAAGTTGCTTCTTAACAACTATCCCCGATGATCTCAATCAAATTTATAGTGCCATAAAAGATAATGCCTTACTTTCAAAATTTGCGGGTGGTTTAGGCAATGACTGGACATCAGTTCGAGCGATGGGCGCACGAATTAAAGGCACCAATGGTAAGTCACTCGGGGTCGTACCTTTTTTAAATGTAGCTAATGCTTCTGCAGTGGCCGTTAACCAAGGTGGTAAACGTAAAGGTGCCGTCTGCGCCTATTTAGAAACATGGCATTTAGATATTGAAGAGTTTTTAGAATTACGAAAAAATACCGGTGACGATCGACGTCGTACGCATGATATGAATACCGCGAATTGGGTACCTGATTTGTTTATGAAACGACTCATGCAAGGAGAGAACTGGACTTTATTTTCTCCCGATGAAACTCCTGATTTACATGATGCGTTTGGTCTAGAATTTGAAGAAAAATATCAAACCTATGAAGCCAAAGTCGCGCGCGGTGAAATTAAAAATTTCAAAACGATTCCCGCAGCTAATCTATGGCGAAAAATGTTAAGTTTATTATTTGAAACCGGACATCCTTGGATCACATTTAAAGATCCTTGCAACTTACGTTCACCACAACAGCATGTTGGAACCATTCATAGCTCCAATTTATGTACTGAAATTACGCTGAATACCTCAATTGATGAAATAGCCGTCTGTAATTTAGGAAGTATTAATCTACCTCAACATCTAACCGAATCTGGCGAAATCGATCAAACGAAATTGCGTCGTACCATTCGCACAGCCATTCGCATGTTAGATAATGTCATTGATATCAATTATTACACTGTACCTCAAGCACGTAGTTCTAACTTAAAACACCGTCCTATCGGTCTAGGTCTGATGGGTTTCCAAGACGCTTTATATCAATTACGACTACCCTATGCTTCAGAAGCTGCAATCACTTTTGCCGATCACTCCATGGAATCGATTAGTTATTACGCCATCGAAGCTTCCAGTGATTTAGCCAAAGAGCGTGGTTCGTATGAAAGCTTTAATGGATCTCTGTGGAGTCAAGGGATCCTACCCTTAGATTCTATTGCACGGTTACAAAAAACCCGTGGTAAATTTTTAGATCAAGATCAAACCACTCGTTTAGATTGGGACACATTGCGAACAAAAGTGATGACAGATGGTATGCGCAACTCGAATTGTATGGCCATTGCACCGACAGCCACTATTTCCAATATCTGTGGCGTTTCACAGTCCATTGAGCCGACCTATCAAAATCTTTTTGTAAAATCCAATATGTCCGGCGAGTTTACCGTGATCAATCCCTATTTAGTCAAAGATTTGAAATTATTGGGATTATGGGATGCCGTTATGCTCAATGACCTTAAATACTATGACGGTAGTTTACAAAAAATTGAGCGGGTTCCTGATAGCTTAAAACAACTGTATGCGACTGCTTTTGAAGTCCCTACACATTGGCTAGTTGAAGCCGGATCGCGTCGACAAAAATGGATAGATCAAAGTCAATCGTTAAATCTTTATATGGCGCAAGCTTCTGGTAAAAGATTAGATGAACTTTATAAAAACATTTGGCTGAAAGGATTAAAAACGAGTTACTATTTACGGACCATGGGTGCTACACATACTGAAAAGGCAACCTTAGAGAAAAGTCACTTAAATTCAGTGCAAATGGATAGCGCAGCCGGCGGCCCTGTTTGTTCGATACTCGACCCAGATTGCGAATCATGTCAATAA
- a CDS encoding metal ABC transporter ATP-binding protein: MNAIEFKQLSLAYGQRCIFQDFIASINSGEFVAILGANGAGKSTLLRSILGLITPSNGCISVFGQAVHKGAAFIGYMPQIRQNISNSLSAYAWLGANLNGYQWGLPVLNEKQTEELQRVIQLVKAEKIVNRPYSLLSGGERQRLLLAQALLNKPKILLLDEPLMNLDPYYQATLVSLIDDIRLQHNITILFTSHDINPLLTSVDRVLYLAKGKAVIGLVNEIINSKKLSELYGLDIQVIQHEQQLFVINKELGFHHHVNHCRPDLDHFSV, from the coding sequence ATGAACGCCATCGAATTTAAACAACTTAGTCTCGCTTATGGGCAACGCTGTATTTTTCAGGATTTTATTGCAAGCATTAATTCCGGTGAATTTGTTGCCATTTTAGGCGCTAACGGCGCCGGAAAAAGTACTTTGTTGCGATCGATATTAGGTTTAATTACTCCATCCAATGGCTGTATTTCCGTATTTGGACAAGCAGTACATAAGGGCGCTGCTTTTATTGGTTATATGCCGCAAATACGCCAAAATATCAGTAATAGTTTAAGTGCCTATGCTTGGTTAGGCGCAAATTTGAATGGGTATCAGTGGGGGTTGCCAGTTTTAAATGAAAAACAAACCGAAGAATTACAGCGTGTTATTCAGTTAGTAAAAGCTGAAAAGATTGTCAATCGACCCTACAGCCTTTTATCAGGAGGGGAAAGACAACGTTTATTATTGGCTCAAGCCTTATTGAATAAACCAAAGATTTTATTATTGGATGAGCCACTAATGAATCTAGATCCTTATTATCAAGCCACGTTGGTCAGTTTAATTGATGATATCCGTTTACAACATAATATTACGATACTGTTCACTTCACATGATATCAACCCGTTATTAACCAGCGTAGATAGAGTACTCTATTTGGCGAAAGGTAAAGCCGTGATAGGTTTAGTCAATGAAATTATCAATAGTAAAAAATTAAGTGAGCTTTATGGCTTGGATATACAAGTTATTCAGCATGAACAGCAACTTTTTGTCATAAATAAAGAATTAGGATTCCATCATCATGTCAACCATTGTCGACCCGACCTTGATCATTTCTCTGTTTGA
- the gcvT gene encoding glycine cleavage system aminomethyltransferase GcvT, translating into MENKTVLHGQHKKNGAILVNFAGWQMPLHYGSQIQEHHVVRQDSGLFDVSHMLAVDIAGENAIHYLSFLLANNPQRLIPGKALYTCMLNNVGGILDDLIVYQLSKQLYRVVINAGNRLSDLDWMKKQAQHFSCISILERTDLAIIAIQGPHAILKANNAFDLHQQSLIKELKPFHCVQHDNWCIARTGYTGEDGLEVILPIHEAEGFWQRLIECGNKPCGLGARDTLRLEAGLNLHGADMDVTTTPLESNLAWTIAWDPSDREFMGRQALIKQLENPSRKLVGLVLEEKGRILRNHQKIITSEGEGEITSGSYSPTLGSSIAFARIPYAHNENYCDVIMGTKQYQARIIKPPFIRKGKKTFI; encoded by the coding sequence ATGGAAAATAAAACAGTTCTTCATGGACAACATAAAAAAAACGGAGCAATACTCGTCAATTTTGCAGGTTGGCAAATGCCTCTGCATTATGGCTCTCAAATACAAGAGCACCATGTCGTCAGACAAGACAGCGGTTTATTTGATGTTTCGCATATGTTAGCCGTCGATATTGCTGGAGAAAATGCAATTCATTATCTCAGTTTTTTATTGGCAAATAATCCGCAACGTCTTATTCCAGGAAAAGCTCTATATACCTGCATGTTAAATAATGTGGGTGGTATTTTGGATGATTTAATCGTTTATCAACTTTCGAAACAACTTTATCGCGTCGTCATCAATGCTGGAAATCGACTATCCGATCTCGATTGGATGAAAAAGCAAGCCCAACATTTTTCTTGTATTTCTATCCTTGAACGCACCGATCTCGCAATTATTGCCATTCAAGGCCCTCATGCAATATTAAAAGCAAATAATGCTTTTGATTTACATCAACAATCTCTAATAAAAGAATTAAAACCTTTCCATTGTGTTCAGCACGATAATTGGTGCATCGCAAGAACAGGTTACACCGGTGAAGATGGCCTAGAGGTGATCTTACCGATACACGAAGCTGAAGGCTTCTGGCAACGTTTAATTGAGTGTGGTAACAAACCATGTGGATTAGGTGCACGCGATACCTTGCGTCTAGAAGCTGGACTAAATTTGCATGGCGCCGATATGGATGTCACAACAACTCCTTTAGAATCCAACCTCGCTTGGACAATTGCCTGGGATCCTAGCGATCGAGAGTTTATGGGGCGTCAGGCACTAATCAAACAACTAGAAAACCCTTCGCGTAAATTAGTGGGTTTAGTATTAGAAGAAAAAGGTCGCATCTTACGTAACCATCAAAAAATTATTACTTCCGAAGGAGAGGGTGAAATTACTAGTGGAAGTTACTCTCCTACGTTAGGCAGTTCTATTGCTTTTGCTAGAATACCTTACGCGCATAACGAAAATTATTGTGATGTTATCATGGGCACCAAACAATATCAGGCACGCATCATTAAACCTCCCTTTATACGAAAAGGAAAAAAAACTTTTATTTAA
- a CDS encoding ParB/RepB/Spo0J family partition protein — protein MMKKSRLGRNLDMLLSGQPFEDLVQTTNPRKEELRYLPIEWLQAGRYQPRREFAKEALEDLANSIRTQGIINPIVVRLIGENCYEIIAGERRWRAAQLANLNEVPVLIKVISDETALAISLIENIQRQDLNPLEEAEGIQRLINEFKLTHQEIAKTLGRSRTAITNLLRLLSLTPQVKLLLQQGQLEMGHARALLSLSGNLQIQAAEKIIKNKLSVRETERLVQNQAYINPEITIPLKIDADVQQLERKLSETLGAKVYFKQTAKGKGQLIIHYNSLEELDGILSHLN, from the coding sequence ATGATGAAAAAATCGCGCTTAGGTCGAAATCTTGATATGTTATTAAGTGGTCAACCTTTTGAAGATTTGGTACAAACAACAAATCCTCGCAAAGAAGAATTACGTTATTTACCCATTGAGTGGTTACAAGCCGGTCGTTATCAACCTAGAAGAGAATTTGCAAAAGAAGCATTAGAAGACTTAGCCAACTCCATTCGTACACAAGGCATAATCAACCCTATCGTGGTACGTCTTATTGGTGAAAATTGTTATGAAATTATTGCCGGGGAACGTCGTTGGCGCGCAGCTCAACTCGCTAATCTCAATGAAGTGCCTGTATTAATCAAAGTAATCTCAGATGAAACGGCGCTGGCTATTTCTTTGATAGAAAATATTCAACGTCAAGATTTGAATCCGTTGGAAGAAGCGGAAGGTATACAACGACTTATTAACGAATTCAAATTGACACATCAAGAAATTGCCAAAACCTTAGGTCGTTCACGTACCGCCATTACGAATTTATTACGTTTATTAAGTTTAACTCCGCAAGTAAAGCTTTTATTGCAACAAGGCCAACTCGAAATGGGTCACGCCAGAGCTTTGTTAAGTCTATCGGGTAATTTACAAATTCAAGCAGCTGAAAAAATTATAAAAAATAAATTGTCTGTTCGTGAAACAGAACGTTTAGTTCAAAATCAGGCTTATATTAACCCGGAAATCACTATCCCATTAAAAATTGATGCTGATGTACAACAACTCGAACGTAAATTATCAGAAACATTAGGTGCCAAAGTTTATTTTAAACAAACAGCTAAAGGAAAGGGTCAACTTATCATCCATTATAATAGTTTAGAAGAATTAGATGGGATTCTGTCTCATCTGAACTAA